A single Filimonas effusa DNA region contains:
- the dgt gene encoding dGTP triphosphohydrolase, with amino-acid sequence MSSKGIIIIFGGIMMDWKYLLSNKRFGKEKYSKPEIDPDEARSDFQRDYDRLIFSSPFRRLQNKTQVFPLPGSVFVHNRLTHSLEVASVGRSMGTLFYNQTKKNNPSLVASAPLLSEAGNIVAAAALAHDLGNPAFGHSGEAAISRYFTDGDGKSFESKVSREQWKDLTHFEGNANAIRILTHSFSGKGNDAYALTYSTLAAIAKYPCASIAGHEKSIIHRKKYGFFQSEQETFKRIASELGMEKEIEKPLIYKRHPLVYLVEAADDICYSIVDLEDAHRLKIISFEEIKSLLIPLCGEGIEEKLSRTTEDEDAKVGLMRARAINTLTRACADKFSEHQDILLAGDFECSLTDALADKYLEPLKAIARISTDRIYNYSSVIHKEVAGYKVMAGLLEEFVPALVYNDTHYYKKLVKLIPQQFLTQQEDTYSRIQCVLDFVSGMTDLYAVEVYSKIKGISFPALS; translated from the coding sequence ATGAGTAGCAAAGGCATAATTATTATCTTTGGCGGCATCATGATGGACTGGAAATACTTACTATCGAATAAGCGGTTCGGAAAAGAAAAGTATAGCAAACCCGAAATAGACCCGGATGAAGCCAGGTCGGATTTTCAACGGGATTATGACCGTTTGATATTTTCATCGCCTTTCCGGCGTTTGCAGAATAAAACGCAGGTATTCCCGCTGCCTGGCAGCGTGTTTGTTCATAACAGGCTTACTCATAGCCTGGAGGTGGCCAGTGTAGGCCGCTCTATGGGGACGCTGTTCTATAATCAGACCAAGAAAAACAATCCTTCTCTTGTTGCTTCTGCCCCATTACTTAGCGAGGCAGGGAATATAGTAGCAGCGGCTGCCCTGGCGCATGATCTTGGCAATCCTGCTTTCGGGCATTCGGGAGAAGCGGCTATATCGCGTTATTTTACCGATGGTGATGGCAAGTCGTTTGAATCGAAGGTTAGTCGCGAACAATGGAAAGATCTTACTCATTTTGAAGGTAATGCGAATGCCATACGGATCTTAACACATTCGTTCTCGGGAAAGGGGAATGATGCCTACGCACTCACGTACAGCACCCTTGCGGCCATTGCAAAATATCCCTGTGCTTCTATTGCAGGGCATGAAAAGAGTATTATACACCGTAAGAAGTATGGCTTTTTTCAGTCGGAGCAGGAAACGTTTAAACGTATTGCTTCGGAGCTGGGAATGGAAAAAGAGATAGAAAAGCCGCTTATTTATAAACGTCATCCGCTGGTGTACCTGGTTGAGGCGGCAGATGATATCTGTTATAGTATTGTTGACCTGGAAGACGCGCATCGTTTAAAGATCATCAGCTTTGAAGAGATAAAATCGCTGCTGATACCGCTTTGTGGCGAAGGCATTGAAGAAAAGCTTAGCCGGACCACAGAGGACGAGGATGCCAAGGTGGGCCTTATGCGCGCCCGCGCCATCAATACACTTACCAGGGCTTGTGCCGATAAGTTTTCGGAGCACCAGGATATACTGCTGGCCGGAGACTTTGAATGCAGTCTTACAGACGCTCTTGCGGACAAATATCTTGAACCACTTAAGGCAATAGCCAGGATCTCGACCGACAGAATTTATAATTACTCCTCTGTTATACATAAAGAAGTAGCCGGCTACAAAGTGATGGCGGGTTTATTGGAGGAATTTGTTCCTGCGCTGGTTTATAATGATACCCATTATTATAAAAAGCTGGTGAAACTTATTCCACAACAATTTCTTACACAGCAGGAAGATACTTATTCCCGTATCCAGTGTGTGCTGGACTTTGTATCGGGCATGACAGACCTATATGCCGTTGAGGTGTACAGTAAGATAAAAGGGATCTCCTTCCCGGCGCTCAGTTAA
- a CDS encoding Tex family protein, whose translation MLEFAQPIAVKLNLRPQQVQAVLELFAEGATIPFIARYRKDKTGALDEVQIQQIQDEAKLLKEFTERKTFIEKTITEQGKMTEALQEKLNKALTVAELEDIYLPYKPKRKTKAQTARENGLEPLALWLLEQQEADPAAEAAAFLNDKVLSADDALQGARDIIAEQINEDAQVRAKMRKLFEDTATIQSKVIPEKETEGAKYKDYFDFSEPIHKVPSHRILAILRGFLEGFLRIAISPVEEEAIEPIEYMYVKGMSPAGVHVKRAVKDAYRRLLQPSLETEFRTLLKQKGDEDAINVFAENLRQLLLSSPLGSKRILALDPGYRTGCKVVCLDEKGELQHTDLIYIHEPNRLYDAEHKIRNLVAGYNIEVFAIGDGTAGRETEQFIKKLALNLPVFLVNEDGASVYSASETAREEFPDYDVTVRGAVSIGRRLMDPLAELVKIDPKSIGVGQYQHDVNQFRLKEKLDQTVVSCVNAVGVNLNTSSKHLLSYVSGIGSTLADNIVKYRSEIGRFTNRQQLLKVPRLGGKAFEQCAGFLRIKDGAHPLDASAVHPEAYPLVESMAKDLGVPMDKLIGNDAAIKQVNVKNYVTEQFGEHTIKDILSELQKPGLDPRSEVQQFEFANIYSIDDVQVGMIVPGTVTNLTRFGAFVDIGVKQDGLVHVSEIAHNYISDPNEALKLNQHVQVKVLEVDRARKRIALSIKQTEEAPARSGNRKPDNRGGKPKPAAKQDDLSNMSVNDALSLLKKKFGK comes from the coding sequence ATGCTCGAATTTGCACAACCTATTGCCGTTAAATTAAACCTGCGGCCACAGCAGGTACAGGCTGTTTTGGAATTATTTGCAGAAGGCGCTACCATCCCCTTCATCGCCCGTTACCGGAAAGATAAAACAGGAGCGCTCGACGAAGTACAGATCCAGCAGATCCAGGACGAAGCAAAACTGTTGAAGGAATTTACCGAACGCAAGACCTTTATCGAAAAAACAATTACCGAACAGGGCAAAATGACCGAAGCCCTTCAGGAAAAATTGAATAAAGCCCTCACCGTTGCCGAACTCGAAGATATTTACCTGCCTTACAAACCCAAACGTAAAACCAAAGCCCAGACTGCAAGAGAAAACGGTCTCGAACCGCTGGCTTTATGGTTGCTGGAACAACAGGAGGCAGACCCTGCCGCCGAAGCAGCTGCCTTCCTGAACGACAAGGTGTTATCCGCAGACGACGCCTTACAAGGGGCCCGCGATATCATCGCCGAACAGATCAATGAAGATGCCCAGGTGCGCGCTAAAATGAGAAAGCTGTTCGAAGATACCGCTACCATCCAAAGTAAAGTGATCCCCGAAAAGGAAACGGAAGGGGCTAAATACAAAGACTATTTCGATTTCTCAGAACCTATTCATAAAGTGCCTTCTCACCGGATCCTCGCCATCTTACGCGGCTTCCTCGAAGGTTTCCTGCGTATCGCCATATCACCGGTAGAGGAAGAAGCGATAGAACCTATCGAATACATGTATGTCAAAGGCATGAGCCCGGCAGGCGTACACGTTAAACGCGCTGTGAAAGATGCATACCGCCGTCTCCTGCAACCCAGCCTGGAAACAGAGTTCCGCACCCTGTTGAAACAAAAAGGCGATGAAGATGCTATCAACGTATTTGCAGAAAACCTGCGCCAGCTGTTACTAAGCTCTCCGCTGGGCAGTAAACGTATCCTGGCGCTCGACCCGGGCTACCGCACAGGTTGTAAAGTGGTATGCCTCGATGAAAAAGGCGAATTACAGCATACCGATCTTATCTATATCCACGAACCCAACAGGTTATACGATGCAGAACATAAGATAAGAAACCTGGTGGCTGGTTATAATATTGAGGTGTTCGCCATAGGCGACGGTACCGCCGGAAGGGAAACTGAACAGTTCATCAAAAAGCTGGCCCTTAACTTACCGGTCTTCCTGGTTAATGAAGATGGCGCCTCCGTATATTCCGCTTCCGAAACCGCAAGGGAAGAATTCCCCGATTACGACGTTACCGTAAGAGGTGCCGTAAGTATAGGCCGCCGCCTGATGGACCCGCTGGCCGAACTGGTAAAGATCGATCCCAAAAGCATCGGCGTAGGCCAGTACCAGCACGATGTGAACCAGTTCCGCCTCAAAGAAAAACTCGATCAAACAGTAGTAAGCTGTGTGAACGCAGTAGGGGTAAACCTCAATACTTCCAGTAAACACCTGTTAAGCTACGTGAGTGGCATTGGCAGCACCCTCGCAGATAATATCGTAAAATACCGTAGCGAGATCGGCCGTTTTACAAACCGCCAGCAATTACTGAAAGTGCCCCGTTTGGGAGGAAAGGCTTTTGAACAATGTGCAGGTTTCCTCCGTATAAAAGACGGCGCGCACCCGCTCGATGCCAGCGCAGTACACCCCGAAGCATATCCACTGGTAGAGTCGATGGCGAAAGACCTCGGCGTGCCAATGGATAAGCTCATCGGTAACGACGCAGCCATCAAACAGGTAAATGTCAAGAACTATGTAACCGAACAATTCGGCGAACATACCATCAAAGATATCCTGTCCGAATTGCAGAAACCCGGACTCGACCCGCGCAGCGAAGTTCAACAGTTCGAATTCGCAAATATCTACTCTATCGACGATGTTCAGGTAGGTATGATAGTGCCCGGAACTGTTACCAACCTTACCCGCTTTGGCGCCTTTGTCGACATCGGCGTAAAACAGGATGGACTGGTACACGTAAGTGAGATTGCACACAACTACATCTCCGATCCAAACGAAGCCTTAAAGCTCAACCAGCATGTACAGGTAAAAGTGCTGGAAGTAGACCGCGCCCGCAAAAGAATTGCTTTATCTATCAAACAAACGGAAGAAGCGCCTGCCCGCAGCGGTAACAGGAAACCCGATAACCGCGGCGGCAAACCCAAACCGGCAGCAAAACAAGACGACCTCAGCAATATGAGCGTGAACGATGCGCTTTCTCTGCTCAAAAAGAAATTCGGTAAGTAA